A portion of the Anthonomus grandis grandis chromosome 19, icAntGran1.3, whole genome shotgun sequence genome contains these proteins:
- the LOC126747556 gene encoding peroxisome assembly factor 2 isoform X4, which produces MGMHHFVIHNSEIVANVYAQNESKTNSLFFQAKMAAPCLVSIHKFEHIGQNAEGQYDPRLTNSFSHHLEALFQNNPYPVIIFCCTSSKYIPAELKRLFLEAFEVNSPTDVEREENLRWIVEMNDLTANGEVYGKVANKTHGFYFKDLEALVYHAACKGEGVLEEEHFEEALEFMQKNYNESLGAPKVPKVRWADVGGLTDVKEEIIKTINLPLKHPEFFEKSGLSRSGILLFGPPGTGKTLIAKAVATECSLCFLTVKGPELLNMYVGQSEQNVREVFQRARQASPCIIFFDELDSLAPNRGLSGDSGGVMDRVVSQLLAEMDGLETSGKVFVIGATNRPDLIDPALLRPGRFDKLLYVGPCADPDSKVSVLKALTRKFNLSPDLDLKELVLTCPKNVTGADFYGICSCAWSTAAKRLIGDIQRDGLNADDYSCKDIQVRTEDFLQAIRSVKPSISEEDLKYFDNLKRELSSISVGNKG; this is translated from the exons ATGGGGATGCACCACTTCGTCATTCACAATTCGGAAATTGTGGCCAACGTTTACGCACAGAACGAGAGCAAAACGAATTCGTTGTTTTTCCAGGCCAAAATGGCCGCCCCTTGTCTCGTCTCCATTCATAAGTTTGAG CATATTGGGCAAAATGCTGAGGGCCAGTACGACCCCAGACTGACCAACTCCTTCTCCCACCATTTGGAGGCTCTATTCCAAAACAACCCTTATCCAGTTATCATTTTCTGTTGCACTAGCTCTAAATACATTCCGGCTGAACTGAAGAGACTTTTCCTGGAAGCCTTCGAGGTGAACTCCCCCACAGACGTGGAAAGGGAGGAAAATTTAAGGTGGATCGTAGAGATGAACGATCTGACTGCTAATGGAGAGGTTTATGGAAAAGTGGCCAATAAGACCCACGGGTTCTATTTTAAAGATTTGGAAGCTCTGGTGTACCATGCTGCTTGTAAGGGAGAAGGGGTTTTGGAGGAAGAACATTTTGAGGAGGCCTTGG AGTTTATGCAGAAAAATTACAACGAGAGCCTTGGGGCCCCCAAGGTGCCTAAAGTGCGATGGGCTGACGTGGGGGGCTTGACTGACGTGAAGGAGGAAATAATTAAGACCATTAACCTCCCTTTGAAGCATCCAGAGTTCTTTGAGAAGTCCGGATTGTCCAGATCAG GCATCCTCCTCTTTGGCCCTCCAGGCACTGGAAAAACCTTGATAGCCAAAGCTGTAGCTACAGAGTGCAGCCTCTGTTTTTTAACAGTGAAAGGTCCAGAGTTGCTCAACATGTACGTGGGACAGTCCGAGCAAAATGTGCGAGAAG TGTTCCAGAGGGCTCGTCAGGcgtcaccctgtataatattctTCGACGAACTGGACTCCTTGGCCCCTAACAGGGGGCTCTCGGGGGATTCTGGGGGGGTCATGGACCGCGTGGTGTCCCAACTTCTGGCTGAGATGGACGGTCTGGAAACATCTGGAAAGGTCTTTGTTATCG GGGCCACAAACAGGCCCGACTTAATAGATCCGGCCCTGTTACGTCCCGGCAGGTTCGACAAGTTGCTCTACGTAGGACCTTGCGCAGATCCGGACTCGAAAGTCTCAGTTCTAAAGGCCCTCACGAGAAA GTTTAACTTAAGTCCGGACCTGGACTTAAAGGAACTGGTGTTGACGTGCCCTAAGAACGTCACAGGGGCGGACTTTTACGGGATTTGTTCCTGCGCATGGTCCACGGCAGCCAAGAGGCTTATAGGGGATATTCAACGGG ATGGATTGAATGCAGACGATTACTCGTGCAAGGACATCCAGGTCCGCACTGAGGATTTTTTGCAGGCCATCAGGAGCGTGAAACCGTCGATTAGTGAGGAGGATTTGAAGtattttgataatttgaagAGGGAGTTGAGCTCTATTAGTGTAGGCAACAAAGGTTGA